A DNA window from Candidatus Eremiobacterota bacterium contains the following coding sequences:
- a CDS encoding flavodoxin family protein, whose product MKVIGFMASPRKGSNTDALLRQILEGAHEQGAETEIFYLNDHKYGQCQACYYCAQHDGECRLKDDMQIFYKAIRECDAFTIATPVYMGQMSGIAKIFFDRLVAFMRPDFTSRLKPSMKVLMAYAQAQPDHHMFSAYFKYTNEMFGFLSYQPMPYFAAAGVMNKGDLEKKTELMEEAKEAGRVLAGKVEVPV is encoded by the coding sequence ATGAAAGTAATCGGCTTTATGGCAAGCCCCCGCAAAGGATCTAATACCGATGCCCTGCTCCGCCAGATACTGGAAGGCGCACACGAGCAGGGAGCTGAGACTGAGATTTTCTATCTCAACGATCACAAGTACGGCCAGTGCCAGGCCTGCTATTACTGCGCCCAGCATGACGGCGAGTGCCGCCTCAAGGACGACATGCAGATCTTCTACAAGGCCATCAGGGAATGCGATGCCTTCACCATCGCGACGCCCGTTTACATGGGCCAGATGTCGGGAATCGCCAAGATATTCTTTGACCGCCTCGTGGCCTTCATGAGGCCTGACTTCACCTCAAGGCTGAAACCCTCGATGAAGGTGCTGATGGCTTACGCGCAGGCCCAGCCTGATCACCACATGTTCAGCGCTTACTTCAAGTATACCAACGAGATGTTCGGCTTCCTGAGTTACCAGCCGATGCCTTACTTCGCCGCCGCAGGGGTAATGAACAAGGGAGATCTCGAGAAGAAGACGGAGCTCATGGAAGAGGCGAAAGAGGCAGGGAGAGTGCTGGCAGGCAAGGTGGAAGTGCCGGTGTAA
- a CDS encoding cache domain-containing protein, with product MKPARSIKTHIIIAFVALIASLGIIKTAMNHFIVRYYVLDRAKKQLQSDLRMAQFVFDQELFRIRSVVSLAKAGDDLGEFRGREGLDYLVLVREGDSTKSRIVKKAEQTRRESLGTRIIGEEELKSLGQSLCERSEMEIIDTPQSRPSKEKVLKRAMALEYARPFFDWNGNYIGILAGGEILNRNFTLVDRIHDTVFEDRRADQKTTDIVTIFIDDVRVATNVLDDSGKRAVGTRAPSRAYEKVIRQGAMCLDRAFVVTDRYLTAYEPIKNIDGEIIGMLYVGTMEKPFRKMEWNIFLSLSAGLLVVIIIALIIAFLLVETIAGPILKVLGGIEDLSHGSLDCRVEEKTAVKELDALASSFNSMATAIQEREKSLITANEKLEKTSLKLEITDEKLQNANEKLETATSKLEDAKSRLEALNSSYLGLMSFLSRELKGIISSMMMNTSSVRDGIIGVIDSRQRIALDAVAGELDYLNATVNNFLSLSRLEKDEAVLSKRAVLLNEEIFHGALEVIAKAAAEKNIKIINNLGKNIKVLADPDLLLVMANNLAGNALNYCPPGGRIILSGRAEGSFATIELYNDSRSLTGEEKEKLFRKFSRLSADETGGVRGAGLGLFIAREIIEKHGGRIWAEAREKGNAFIFRMEREISGDETAEHNQVKESETVE from the coding sequence ATGAAACCCGCAAGAAGCATAAAAACCCATATCATTATCGCATTCGTGGCCTTGATTGCCTCCCTGGGAATCATCAAGACCGCGATGAACCATTTCATCGTAAGGTACTATGTCCTCGACAGGGCCAAGAAACAGCTCCAGAGCGACCTCAGGATGGCGCAGTTCGTCTTTGACCAGGAGCTTTTCAGGATACGGTCCGTAGTCTCCCTCGCGAAAGCCGGAGACGATCTCGGAGAGTTCCGCGGAAGGGAGGGACTTGACTATCTTGTGCTGGTCAGGGAGGGGGACTCTACGAAAAGCAGGATAGTCAAGAAAGCGGAACAGACCCGCAGGGAGTCGCTGGGCACGAGGATCATAGGCGAAGAGGAGCTGAAGTCCCTCGGACAGAGCCTCTGCGAGCGCTCCGAGATGGAGATCATCGACACGCCGCAGTCGCGCCCCTCGAAGGAGAAAGTGCTGAAAAGAGCCATGGCGCTTGAGTATGCCCGCCCCTTTTTCGATTGGAACGGCAACTATATAGGAATCCTTGCGGGAGGGGAGATCCTCAACAGGAACTTCACCCTCGTGGACAGGATTCACGACACGGTCTTTGAAGACAGGAGGGCCGATCAGAAGACCACGGACATCGTGACCATATTCATTGATGACGTGCGCGTCGCCACTAACGTGCTGGACGACAGCGGGAAGCGCGCAGTGGGTACCAGGGCACCTTCCAGAGCTTATGAAAAGGTGATCCGCCAGGGGGCCATGTGCCTGGACAGGGCCTTTGTCGTCACCGACCGGTACCTCACGGCCTATGAGCCTATAAAGAACATCGACGGCGAGATAATCGGCATGCTCTACGTGGGAACCATGGAGAAGCCTTTCAGGAAGATGGAGTGGAATATCTTCCTGAGCCTCTCTGCAGGCCTCCTGGTCGTGATAATCATTGCCCTCATTATCGCCTTCCTGCTGGTGGAGACTATCGCCGGCCCCATCCTGAAGGTCCTTGGCGGCATCGAGGATCTTTCACACGGCAGCCTTGACTGCCGCGTGGAGGAAAAAACTGCCGTGAAGGAGCTTGACGCGCTGGCGAGCTCCTTCAACTCGATGGCCACAGCCATACAGGAGAGGGAGAAGAGCCTCATCACCGCCAATGAAAAGCTGGAAAAAACGAGCCTGAAGCTGGAGATCACCGATGAGAAGCTGCAGAATGCCAATGAAAAACTGGAGACGGCCACTTCAAAGCTGGAAGACGCCAAAAGCAGGCTTGAGGCTCTCAACAGCAGCTACCTTGGCCTTATGAGCTTCCTGTCCCGTGAACTCAAGGGCATCATCTCCTCGATGATGATGAATACCTCCTCGGTGCGAGATGGCATAATTGGCGTCATAGATTCAAGGCAGCGCATTGCTCTTGACGCCGTTGCAGGGGAACTCGACTATCTCAATGCAACAGTGAACAATTTCCTGAGTCTGAGCCGTCTTGAAAAGGACGAAGCGGTTCTCTCAAAACGCGCGGTGCTCCTCAATGAGGAAATCTTTCATGGTGCCCTTGAGGTGATTGCAAAGGCCGCCGCTGAGAAGAACATTAAAATCATAAATAACCTTGGCAAGAATATCAAGGTCCTGGCAGATCCTGATCTCCTCCTCGTCATGGCTAATAACCTCGCCGGAAATGCCCTCAATTACTGCCCGCCCGGTGGGAGAATAATCCTTTCAGGGAGAGCTGAAGGCTCTTTTGCCACCATTGAGCTTTACAATGACAGCAGGTCCCTCACCGGCGAGGAAAAGGAGAAGCTTTTCAGGAAGTTCTCGCGCCTTTCGGCAGATGAGACAGGAGGCGTCAGGGGAGCAGGCCTTGGCCTTTTCATTGCCAGGGAAATCATCGAAAAGCATGGCGGGAGGATCTGGGCCGAGGCCCGGGAAAAGGGAAATGCCTTCATATTTCGGATGGAGAGGGAAATCAGCGGTGATGAGACCGCCGAGCATAATCAGGTGAAAGAGAGTGAGACTGTTGAATGA
- a CDS encoding ATP-binding protein, whose amino-acid sequence MATKGKGRTSCSDTGEKLERTAEIQRALNGLLLLSLEDIPLEELLSKALGLILSLPWLIVQSKGGVFLVDEESGSLVMRASSGLDDHVKAACRQVPLGHCHCGIAAVKNEIQQSCSLDERHSICYKDIKPHGHCCVPISRGTTILGVICLYLDEGHTHDKGEVDFLRGAADTLANVVWRKKAEEALKRAHDELEEKIRLRTLELEEKNEALRESEEKFRELFHNANDMMFLYGLTDEGRADFFIEVNSVICRMLGYGREEFLAMSPGDFLPREEADTCVEYNMSLIDRGHDTCETVQITKDGRMIPVEVSAHLFRLRGKKVVLSISRDITERKESEQKLEKTRDEFVHTLVHDLKSPLTAILSYLRLIVDPRFGEICDKKLEFAGLARDSGEILLSMINNIINDARLEAGQVTYHPEDFPLDGLVADLRKAFEGIALLGKVSMEFRCGGGLWVHADRDKVREILFNLLSNALRFTPEGGTVSVTAQLEGDKIAFSVEDTGSGIPEAEQQKIFEKYGQAKGERRGSGLGLYIVKRFLEGQGSDITVKSAPGRGAGFFFSLDKGSPPLESDKKKSFILVAGADDRAASLLSLALPEDSYTIARVKSGKEVIGKVLSSKPECIILYERLPDMEVLKLRSVLKTVHEALGIPVILISSHLLPEWEGQFDAIIPMPLNTHLLREQVEKALGISGRHTP is encoded by the coding sequence ATGGCAACAAAAGGAAAAGGCAGGACATCCTGCAGTGACACCGGGGAGAAACTGGAGAGAACGGCGGAGATCCAGCGCGCCCTCAACGGCCTTCTTCTGCTTTCCCTCGAGGATATTCCCCTTGAAGAGCTCCTCTCGAAGGCGCTTGGCCTCATTCTTTCGTTGCCCTGGCTTATCGTGCAGTCAAAGGGAGGGGTATTTCTTGTTGATGAGGAGAGCGGCTCGCTGGTGATGAGAGCCTCAAGCGGCCTTGACGACCATGTAAAGGCCGCTTGCAGACAGGTGCCCCTGGGTCACTGCCACTGCGGCATCGCTGCAGTGAAAAATGAGATTCAGCAATCGTGCTCACTGGATGAGCGCCATTCGATCTGCTATAAGGATATAAAACCTCACGGCCACTGTTGCGTGCCGATCAGCCGCGGCACCACAATACTTGGCGTTATCTGCCTTTACCTTGATGAAGGCCACACCCATGATAAGGGGGAAGTTGACTTTCTCAGGGGGGCGGCCGACACTCTGGCCAACGTGGTCTGGAGAAAAAAGGCCGAGGAAGCCCTCAAGAGAGCCCATGATGAGCTTGAGGAGAAAATACGCCTCCGCACGCTTGAACTTGAGGAAAAAAACGAGGCTCTCAGGGAGTCAGAGGAAAAATTCAGGGAGCTTTTTCATAACGCCAATGACATGATGTTTCTTTACGGTCTCACCGACGAGGGCAGGGCCGACTTCTTCATCGAGGTGAACAGCGTGATCTGCAGGATGCTTGGGTATGGGAGGGAAGAGTTCCTCGCCATGTCCCCCGGCGACTTTCTTCCACGGGAAGAAGCTGATACATGCGTGGAATACAATATGAGCCTTATTGATAGAGGCCACGATACCTGTGAGACAGTCCAGATCACGAAAGACGGCAGGATGATACCCGTGGAGGTCAGCGCCCACCTCTTCAGGCTCCGGGGGAAAAAGGTGGTGCTCTCCATATCGCGCGACATCACCGAGCGCAAGGAATCAGAGCAGAAGCTCGAGAAGACCCGCGATGAGTTTGTTCATACCCTGGTCCATGACCTGAAGAGCCCCCTTACGGCCATATTAAGCTACCTGCGCCTTATCGTGGATCCCAGGTTCGGGGAGATCTGCGACAAGAAGCTTGAGTTTGCCGGCCTGGCCCGCGATTCAGGCGAGATACTTCTCTCGATGATCAATAACATCATTAATGACGCAAGGCTCGAGGCGGGACAGGTGACCTACCATCCCGAGGACTTTCCTCTTGACGGCCTTGTGGCCGATCTCAGGAAAGCCTTTGAAGGGATCGCGCTGCTTGGTAAGGTCAGCATGGAGTTCCGCTGCGGCGGGGGCCTGTGGGTTCATGCCGACAGGGACAAGGTGAGGGAGATCTTATTCAACCTGCTCTCAAATGCCCTGCGCTTCACCCCCGAAGGGGGGACTGTATCGGTCACGGCGCAGCTCGAGGGAGATAAGATTGCCTTCAGCGTCGAAGACACGGGAAGCGGCATTCCTGAAGCGGAGCAGCAGAAGATATTCGAGAAATACGGGCAGGCAAAAGGCGAGCGCCGCGGTTCGGGCCTCGGGCTTTACATAGTGAAGAGGTTCCTGGAAGGCCAAGGCTCGGACATTACCGTGAAGAGCGCTCCCGGCAGGGGAGCCGGTTTCTTCTTCAGCCTCGATAAAGGCTCGCCTCCCCTTGAGAGCGACAAAAAAAAGAGCTTCATTCTTGTTGCGGGAGCCGATGATCGTGCAGCTTCACTTTTGTCACTGGCTCTTCCTGAAGACAGCTACACCATAGCCCGCGTGAAATCAGGCAAGGAGGTCATCGGGAAAGTGCTCTCCTCGAAGCCTGAGTGTATCATACTCTATGAGAGGCTTCCCGATATGGAAGTGCTCAAGCTGCGCTCTGTGCTCAAAACGGTCCATGAGGCTCTGGGAATCCCCGTGATTCTCATCTCGTCCCACTTGCTCCCCGAATGGGAAGGACAGTTTGACGCCATTATCCCCATGCCCCTCAACACCCACCTGCTGAGGGAGCAAGTGGAAAAAGCGCTCGGGATCAGTGGGCGCCATACTCCCTGA
- a CDS encoding ankyrin repeat domain-containing protein, which translates to MKTKHALLLLLTGCTCLAAYHLDNVFHRAAALSPRSLTDPLWIFLCCLARLHERVMELPLVLKVLLVVAGLAAILVFLHWLKPQWGSSLHHAAHRGDLVTARLLLLAGANANEKDIDGTSPLHLASLQGNYEVAALLVEKGADVNATDCHLMTPLHFAASLRTDYRTNVPPESQPHQLKNKVKTAMLLIEKGADMTCRDENHQTALELAVSRGFADMEAMLREYGAH; encoded by the coding sequence ATGAAAACAAAGCATGCGCTCCTGCTTCTGCTCACCGGCTGCACCTGCCTTGCCGCCTATCACCTTGACAACGTTTTTCACCGGGCGGCGGCCCTTTCTCCCCGCTCCCTCACCGATCCTCTCTGGATCTTTCTCTGCTGCCTTGCCCGGCTCCACGAAAGGGTCATGGAGCTCCCCCTGGTCCTCAAGGTGCTCCTCGTCGTCGCAGGCCTTGCCGCCATCCTGGTCTTTCTCCACTGGCTCAAGCCTCAGTGGGGCTCATCGCTCCACCATGCAGCCCACAGGGGCGATCTTGTGACGGCAAGGCTCCTGCTCCTTGCGGGGGCCAATGCCAACGAGAAGGATATTGACGGGACTTCGCCCCTTCACCTGGCCTCTCTGCAGGGCAACTATGAAGTCGCGGCACTCCTCGTAGAGAAGGGGGCCGACGTGAACGCCACGGACTGCCACCTCATGACGCCCCTCCACTTTGCCGCTTCCCTCAGGACGGACTATCGTACAAATGTTCCCCCTGAAAGCCAGCCTCACCAACTGAAAAACAAGGTGAAGACTGCGATGCTCCTCATTGAAAAGGGAGCCGACATGACCTGCCGCGACGAGAACCACCAGACGGCCCTCGAACTGGCGGTCTCAAGGGGCTTTGCCGACATGGAGGCAATGCTCAGGGAGTATGGCGCCCACTGA
- a CDS encoding inorganic phosphate transporter has protein sequence MNEALFLFLMIVILALVFDYINGFHDTANAIATVISTRVLSPRAAVFMAAVLNFAGALMGTEVAKTIGAGIVNVKIVEGCQALVLAALVGAIIWNLITWYLGLPSSSSHALIGGLIGAAIAYRGVRTLNVASIMEKVVLPLVMSPFAGFTAGFLFMLALSWIFCKSHPHTVRRVFGKLQLVSSAFMALSHGTNDAQKSMGIITLALFLFGYIPTVEVPLWVKLACACAMAMGTSSGGWRIIKTMGHKIFKLETIHGFAAETSAALVITTATHFGAPISTTHVISSSILGVGATKRLSAVKWGIAGNIVVAWILTIPASALISALIFWLVDLIGLC, from the coding sequence ATGAATGAAGCCCTTTTTCTCTTCCTGATGATAGTGATTCTTGCACTCGTTTTTGATTACATAAACGGGTTTCATGATACGGCAAATGCCATTGCTACAGTTATCTCTACCCGTGTGCTCTCGCCTCGGGCAGCGGTTTTCATGGCAGCGGTCCTTAATTTTGCGGGCGCCCTCATGGGCACCGAAGTGGCAAAAACCATAGGGGCAGGCATAGTGAATGTGAAGATTGTCGAGGGATGCCAGGCCCTCGTTCTTGCGGCGCTTGTCGGCGCCATTATATGGAACCTCATCACGTGGTATTTGGGGCTCCCGAGCAGCTCGTCCCATGCCCTCATCGGCGGCCTTATAGGGGCCGCCATTGCATACCGCGGTGTCAGAACCCTCAACGTGGCATCCATCATGGAGAAGGTTGTCCTGCCTCTGGTAATGTCGCCTTTTGCAGGCTTTACCGCCGGCTTTCTCTTCATGCTGGCCCTTTCATGGATCTTCTGCAAGTCCCACCCCCACACGGTGAGGAGAGTCTTCGGGAAGCTGCAGCTTGTCTCGTCGGCTTTCATGGCCCTCTCCCATGGCACTAACGATGCCCAGAAATCCATGGGCATCATCACCCTCGCCCTCTTTCTTTTCGGCTATATCCCCACCGTGGAGGTGCCTCTCTGGGTCAAGCTAGCCTGTGCCTGCGCAATGGCTATGGGCACTTCATCGGGAGGGTGGCGCATCATCAAAACGATGGGCCACAAGATCTTCAAGCTCGAGACAATCCATGGCTTTGCCGCCGAGACCTCCGCCGCGCTTGTCATCACGACGGCCACCCATTTCGGCGCGCCTATCAGCACCACCCACGTAATCTCCTCGAGCATCCTGGGCGTAGGTGCCACAAAACGTCTGAGTGCCGTGAAATGGGGGATAGCGGGGAACATAGTGGTCGCCTGGATCCTCACTATCCCGGCATCGGCCCTGATCTCGGCCCTTATCTTCTGGCTTGTCGATCTGATTGGCCTCTGCTGA